One Zerene cesonia ecotype Mississippi chromosome 9, Zerene_cesonia_1.1, whole genome shotgun sequence DNA window includes the following coding sequences:
- the LOC119829046 gene encoding dynein light chain Tctex-type 1-like: protein MAQEDDEEDLVFNVEEVQKLVRDNIELCLGGNIYSHSRAPQWITVITEKTLARLNKLNKPFKYIMRMTVTQKNGSGLHTAAAYFWDTATDGTCTVRWENKYMYCIVNIWGLALQI, encoded by the exons atggcgCAAGAAGATGACGAAGaa gatttagtttttaatgtaGAGGAAGTTCAGAAACTAGTTAGAGATAATATAGAGCTATGTTTGGGAGGAAATATTTACAGCCATTCTAGAGCTCCTCAGTGGATAACCGTCATCACAGAAAAGACGTTGGCCAGACTGAATAAACTTAATAAGCCGTTTAAATACAtta tGAGGATGACTGTAACTCAAAAGAACGGCTCTGGATTGCACACAGCAGCTGCATACTTCTGGGATACGGCAACAGATGGCACCTGCACAGTTCGTTGGGAAAACAAGTATATGTACTGTATTGTGAACATTTGGGGCTTGGCCTTGCAAATATAG